A stretch of the Denticeps clupeoides chromosome 6, fDenClu1.1, whole genome shotgun sequence genome encodes the following:
- the LOC114793024 gene encoding eukaryotic initiation factor 4A-I-like, with product MSADYEERPRDNGPEGMEPDGVIESNWHEIVDSFDDMNLRETLLRGIYAYGFEKPSAIQQRAILPCIKGYDVIAQAQSGTGKTATFAISILQQIDVDLRGTQALVLAPTRELAQQIQKVILALGDYMGASCHACIGGTNVRNEVQKLQAEAPHIVVGTPGRVFDMLNRRFLASKYIKMFVLDEADEMLSRGFKDQIYEIFQKLTSNIQVVLLSATMPAEVLDVTTKFMREPIRILVKKEELTLEGIRQFYINVEKEEWKLDTLCDLYETLTITQAVIFINTRRKVDWLTEKMHARDFTVSALHGDMDQKERDLIMREFRSGSSRVLITTDLLARGIDVQQVSLVINYDLPTNRENYIHRIGRGGRFGRKGVAINMVTEDDKRTLRDIETFYNTTVEEMPMNVADLI from the exons ATGTCGGCAGATTATGAAGAGAG ACCCAGAGACAATGGCCCAGAGGGCATGGAGCCCGACGGTGTCATTGAG AGCAACTGGCATGAAATTGTGGACAGTTTCGATGACATGAACCTGCGCGAGACCCTTCTCAGGGGCATCTATGCATATGGTTTCGAGAAGCCTTCTGCCATCCAGCAGAGAGCCATTCTCCCTTGTATCAAGG GATATGATGTCATTGCACAGGCCCAGTCAGGCACGGGCAAGACCGCTACCTTTGCCATCTCGATCCTGCAGCAGATTGACGTGGATCTGAGAGGCACGCAAGCGCTGGTCCTGGCCCCGACCCGCGAGTTGGCTCAGCAG ATCCAGAAAGTCATTCTGGCGCTGGGTGACTACATGGGTGCTTCGTGCCATGCCTGCATTGGCGGGACCAACGTGCGCAACGAAGTGCAGAAGCTGCAGGCGGAGGCTCCGCATATAGTGGTGGGCACACCGGGCCGTGTGTTCGACATGCTCAACCGCAGGTTTTTGG CCTCCAAGTACATCAAGATGTTTGTGCTGGATGAAGCAGACGAAATGCTGAGCCGTGGGTTCAAGGACCAGATTTACGAGATTTTCCAGAAGCTGACCTCCAACATACAG GTGGTGCTGCTGTCTGCTACTATGCCTGCTGAGGTGCTAGATGTCACCACCAAGTTCATGCGAGAACCCATTCGCATCCTGGTCAAGAAGGAGGAGCTCACCCTGGAGGGTATCCGGCAGTTCTACATCAACGTAGAGAAGGAG GAGTGGAAGCTGGACACCCTGTGTGACCTCTACGAAACCCTGACCATCACTCAGGCGGTCATCTTTATCAACACTCGTCGAAAGGTGGACTGGCTGACTGAAAAGATGCACGCCCGGGACTTTACTGTCTCTGCCCTG CATGGTGATATGGACCAAAAAGAGCGGGACCTGATCATGAGGGAGTTTCGTTCGGGATCCAGCAGGGTCCTCATCACCACCGATCTGCTG GCCCGCGGTATTGACGTGCAGCAGGTATCTTTGGTGATCAACTACGATCTGCCCACCAACCGAGAGAACTACATTCACAG GATTGGGAGGGGCGGACGTTTTGGCAGAAAGGGCGTGGCCATCAACATGGTGACTGAGGATGACAAGCGCACCCTGCGTGACATCGAGACCTTCTACAACACCACCGTCGAGGAGATGCCCATGAACGTGGCCGATCTCATCTAG
- the senp3a gene encoding sentrin-specific protease 3a isoform X1 has translation MRRKRRPSLFRSDGVSLNEPKFKCSDPLVSFPRSRFGPPSRLSAEARPVALPTLSRLTAGGKLAQVVGCPWTMRDNGGSLAQTRWPDELTLAGGQEGTTVETISGGHMMDPHHGPSPMQLKLDRQEESMGSLWAPECVVLRKEGDEDEGHSNSFQWHEDGDEGWRPAPQELAAVDSALCSVRTRAPAFRPRRQRRMAHHINIGCHLAQRWKTWRQRAKLAGVRRLMRARVWRRNHLEGRQDRNRPETLFNGEVRFGDVADRRGVAEPCAENGYAGALGNSLGGRMTDAEGQQMANSPAGILATHQDKASPRSQLNSEHISCVQGILDDYLQQYGSLIPIHVDEVVEKLQDVFQENFSDPQRKVVIQHLMQSCQRMSGSMMLRGFRVNYKRHVLTMDDLSTLYGQNWLNDQVMNMYGDLVMDAAPERVHFFNSFFYDKLRTKGYDGVKRWTKNVDIFQKKVLLIPIHLEVHWSLVCVNVSQRSITYFDSQRTLNRRCPKHIRKYLEAEAIKKEQKDFFRGWKGFFKMNVARQNNDSDCGAFVLQYCKCLALEQPFNFSQQDMPKLRRQMYKELCHCKLSL, from the exons ATGCGGCGGAAGAGGCGTCCTTCGTTGTTTAGAAGCGACGGGGTTTCATTGAATGAGCCAAAATTTAAATGCTCGGATCCCCTTGTCTCGTTCCCGAGAAGCCGCTTCGGTCCCCCGTCGCGTTTGTCCGCGGAGGCGAGGCCGGTTGCCCTGCCGACCCTCTCTCGTCTGACG GCGGGTGGCAAGCTGGCGCAGGTGGTCGGGTGTCCTTGGACCATGAGAGACAATGGCGGCAGCTTGGCCCAGACGCGTTGGCCTGACGAACTCACGCTGGCCGGTGGCCAGGAGGGCACGACCGTTGAGACCATCAGCGGGGGACACATGATGGACCCTCACCATGGACCCAGTCCCATGCAGCTCAAGCTGGACAGGCAGGAGGAGAGCATGGGGAGTTTATGGGCGCCTGAGTGCGTGGTCCTCCGGAAGGAAGGCGACGAGGACGAGGGCCACAGCAACAGCTTCCAGTGGCACGAAGACGGGGACGAGGGCTGGCGGCCTGCGCCGCAGGAACTCGCGGCCGTGGACTCGGCTCTTTGTTCTGTTCGGACACGGGCTCCTGCGTTCAGGCCGAGGAGGCAGCGGCGGATGGCCCACCACATAAACATAGGCTGCCATTTGGCCCAGAGATGGAAGACGTGGCGGCAACGGGCCAAGTTGGCCGGAGTGCGCCGGTTAATGCGAGCGCGCGTGTGGCGACGGAATCACCTTGAAGGTCGGCAAGACAGGAACCGACCAGAGACTTTATTTAACGGAGAGGTCCGCTTCGGCGATGTTGCAGACAGGAGGGGTGTGGCCG AACCGTGTGCTGAGAACGGCTATGCTGGAGCGCTGGGGAACAGCCTTGGTGGCCGTATGACGGACGCAGAAGGACAACAAATGGCGAATTCTCCCGCCGGTATCCTAGCAACCCATCAGGACAAAGCCTCGCCGCGCAGCCAGCTGAACAGTGAACACATTTCCTGTGTTCAAG GTATTCTGGACGATTACCTTCAGCAGTACGGAAGCCTGATACCCATTCATGTGGATGAAGTGGTGGAAAAGCTGCAGGACGTCTTCCAGGAGAACTTCTCCGACCCTCAGAG GAAAGTGGTTATCCAACATCTAATGCAGTCCTGCCAGCGTATGTCTGGCAGCATGATGCTGCGGGGCTTCCGGGTGAACTACAAACGCCACGTTCTCACCATGGACGACCTCAGCACGTTGTATGGACAGAATTGGCTCAATGACCAG GTTATGAATATGTATGGGGACTTGGTCATGGATGCAGCACCTGAAAGG GTTCACTTTTTCAACAGCTTCTTTTATGACAAGCTGAGGACAAAAGGCTATGACGGTGTTAAGCGGTGGACAAAAAAT GTTGACATTTTCCAGAAGAAGGTGCTGCTGATCCCCATTCACCTGGAGGTCCACTGGTCGCTGGTGTGTGTGAACGTTTCACAGCGCTCCATCACATATTTTGACTCTCAGCGCACTCTCAACCGCCGCTGCCCGAAG CATATTAGAAAATACTTAGAAGCAGAGGCAATAAAGAAGGAACAGAAGGACTTCTTCCGGGGGTGGAAAGGTTTTTTCAAAATG AATGTCGCCAGACAGAACAATGACAGTGACTGTGGAGCTTTTGTCCTTCAG TACTGTAAGTGCTTAGCCCTGGAGCAGCCTTTCAACTTCAGCCAGCAAGATATGCCCAAGTTACGGAGGCAAATGTACAAAGAACTGTGCCATTGCAAGCTCTCGCTGTAA
- the senp3a gene encoding sentrin-specific protease 3a isoform X2 codes for MRDNGGSLAQTRWPDELTLAGGQEGTTVETISGGHMMDPHHGPSPMQLKLDRQEESMGSLWAPECVVLRKEGDEDEGHSNSFQWHEDGDEGWRPAPQELAAVDSALCSVRTRAPAFRPRRQRRMAHHINIGCHLAQRWKTWRQRAKLAGVRRLMRARVWRRNHLEGRQDRNRPETLFNGEVRFGDVADRRGVAEPCAENGYAGALGNSLGGRMTDAEGQQMANSPAGILATHQDKASPRSQLNSEHISCVQGILDDYLQQYGSLIPIHVDEVVEKLQDVFQENFSDPQRKVVIQHLMQSCQRMSGSMMLRGFRVNYKRHVLTMDDLSTLYGQNWLNDQVMNMYGDLVMDAAPERVHFFNSFFYDKLRTKGYDGVKRWTKNVDIFQKKVLLIPIHLEVHWSLVCVNVSQRSITYFDSQRTLNRRCPKHIRKYLEAEAIKKEQKDFFRGWKGFFKMNVARQNNDSDCGAFVLQYCKCLALEQPFNFSQQDMPKLRRQMYKELCHCKLSL; via the exons ATGAGAGACAATGGCGGCAGCTTGGCCCAGACGCGTTGGCCTGACGAACTCACGCTGGCCGGTGGCCAGGAGGGCACGACCGTTGAGACCATCAGCGGGGGACACATGATGGACCCTCACCATGGACCCAGTCCCATGCAGCTCAAGCTGGACAGGCAGGAGGAGAGCATGGGGAGTTTATGGGCGCCTGAGTGCGTGGTCCTCCGGAAGGAAGGCGACGAGGACGAGGGCCACAGCAACAGCTTCCAGTGGCACGAAGACGGGGACGAGGGCTGGCGGCCTGCGCCGCAGGAACTCGCGGCCGTGGACTCGGCTCTTTGTTCTGTTCGGACACGGGCTCCTGCGTTCAGGCCGAGGAGGCAGCGGCGGATGGCCCACCACATAAACATAGGCTGCCATTTGGCCCAGAGATGGAAGACGTGGCGGCAACGGGCCAAGTTGGCCGGAGTGCGCCGGTTAATGCGAGCGCGCGTGTGGCGACGGAATCACCTTGAAGGTCGGCAAGACAGGAACCGACCAGAGACTTTATTTAACGGAGAGGTCCGCTTCGGCGATGTTGCAGACAGGAGGGGTGTGGCCG AACCGTGTGCTGAGAACGGCTATGCTGGAGCGCTGGGGAACAGCCTTGGTGGCCGTATGACGGACGCAGAAGGACAACAAATGGCGAATTCTCCCGCCGGTATCCTAGCAACCCATCAGGACAAAGCCTCGCCGCGCAGCCAGCTGAACAGTGAACACATTTCCTGTGTTCAAG GTATTCTGGACGATTACCTTCAGCAGTACGGAAGCCTGATACCCATTCATGTGGATGAAGTGGTGGAAAAGCTGCAGGACGTCTTCCAGGAGAACTTCTCCGACCCTCAGAG GAAAGTGGTTATCCAACATCTAATGCAGTCCTGCCAGCGTATGTCTGGCAGCATGATGCTGCGGGGCTTCCGGGTGAACTACAAACGCCACGTTCTCACCATGGACGACCTCAGCACGTTGTATGGACAGAATTGGCTCAATGACCAG GTTATGAATATGTATGGGGACTTGGTCATGGATGCAGCACCTGAAAGG GTTCACTTTTTCAACAGCTTCTTTTATGACAAGCTGAGGACAAAAGGCTATGACGGTGTTAAGCGGTGGACAAAAAAT GTTGACATTTTCCAGAAGAAGGTGCTGCTGATCCCCATTCACCTGGAGGTCCACTGGTCGCTGGTGTGTGTGAACGTTTCACAGCGCTCCATCACATATTTTGACTCTCAGCGCACTCTCAACCGCCGCTGCCCGAAG CATATTAGAAAATACTTAGAAGCAGAGGCAATAAAGAAGGAACAGAAGGACTTCTTCCGGGGGTGGAAAGGTTTTTTCAAAATG AATGTCGCCAGACAGAACAATGACAGTGACTGTGGAGCTTTTGTCCTTCAG TACTGTAAGTGCTTAGCCCTGGAGCAGCCTTTCAACTTCAGCCAGCAAGATATGCCCAAGTTACGGAGGCAAATGTACAAAGAACTGTGCCATTGCAAGCTCTCGCTGTAA
- the plscr3a gene encoding phospholipid scramblase 1 isoform X2 — translation MDYSPMGVPAGLEYLAQIDQVLIHQKIELLETLIGFETNNQYEVKNSMGQKIFDAKEQTDCCTRNCCGPLRCFDIKITDHNGQEVVRLARPLRCSSCCCPCCLQELEVQSPPGTTIGYVCQNWHPFLPKFSVLGASKETLLKVEGPLCAISCCGDVDFEVKSKDDRVIGRITKQWSGLVKEAFTDSDNFGIQFPMDLDVKVKAVLLGACFLIDFMFFEQTGDSGQRCSVFG, via the exons ATGGATTACAGCCCTATGGGAGTCCCAGCTGGTCTGGAGTATCTCGCCCAG ATTGACCAGGTCTTAATACACCAGAAAATCGAGCTCTTGGAGA CTCTTATCGGTTTTGAGACCAACAACCAGTATGAGGTGAAGAACAGCATGGGCCAGAAAATCTTTGACGCGAAGGAGCAGACCGACTGCTGCACGCGCAACTGCTGCGGCCCGCTGCGCTGCTTCGACATCAAAATCACGGACCACAACGGGCAGGAGGTGGTGCGCCTGGCCCGGCCCCTCCgctgcagctcctgctgctgccccTGCTGTCTCCAGGAG TTGGAGGTCCAGTCCCCCCCGGGCACGACGATTGGCTACGTGTGCCAGAACTGGCACCCGTTTCTGCCCAAGTTCTCCGTCCTGGGTGCTTCCAAGGAGACCCTGTTGAAGGTGGAGGGGCCGCTGTGTGCCATAAGCTGCTGCGGCGATGTGGACTTCGAG GTGAAGAGCAAGGACGACCGCGTGATCGGCCGCATCACGAAGCAGTGGAGTGGCCTTGTGAAGGAGGCCTTCACCGACTCGGACAACTTTGGGATCCAGTTCCCGATGGACTTGGACGTGAAGGTGAAGGCGGTGCTGCTCGGAGCCTGCTTCCTGATT GATTTCATGTTCTTCGAGCAAACCGGTGACTCCGGCCAGCGGTGCAGCGTGTTCGGATGA
- the plscr3a gene encoding phospholipid scramblase 1 isoform X1: protein MHRAYEQVLDVPEIDPCSWFQIDQVLIHQKIELLETLIGFETNNQYEVKNSMGQKIFDAKEQTDCCTRNCCGPLRCFDIKITDHNGQEVVRLARPLRCSSCCCPCCLQELEVQSPPGTTIGYVCQNWHPFLPKFSVLGASKETLLKVEGPLCAISCCGDVDFEVKSKDDRVIGRITKQWSGLVKEAFTDSDNFGIQFPMDLDVKVKAVLLGACFLIDFMFFEQTGDSGQRCSVFG, encoded by the exons ATGCACCGAGCTTATGAACAAGTGCTTGATGTTCCAGAAATTGACCCGTGTTCTTGGTTTCAGATTGACCAGGTCTTAATACACCAGAAAATCGAGCTCTTGGAGA CTCTTATCGGTTTTGAGACCAACAACCAGTATGAGGTGAAGAACAGCATGGGCCAGAAAATCTTTGACGCGAAGGAGCAGACCGACTGCTGCACGCGCAACTGCTGCGGCCCGCTGCGCTGCTTCGACATCAAAATCACGGACCACAACGGGCAGGAGGTGGTGCGCCTGGCCCGGCCCCTCCgctgcagctcctgctgctgccccTGCTGTCTCCAGGAG TTGGAGGTCCAGTCCCCCCCGGGCACGACGATTGGCTACGTGTGCCAGAACTGGCACCCGTTTCTGCCCAAGTTCTCCGTCCTGGGTGCTTCCAAGGAGACCCTGTTGAAGGTGGAGGGGCCGCTGTGTGCCATAAGCTGCTGCGGCGATGTGGACTTCGAG GTGAAGAGCAAGGACGACCGCGTGATCGGCCGCATCACGAAGCAGTGGAGTGGCCTTGTGAAGGAGGCCTTCACCGACTCGGACAACTTTGGGATCCAGTTCCCGATGGACTTGGACGTGAAGGTGAAGGCGGTGCTGCTCGGAGCCTGCTTCCTGATT GATTTCATGTTCTTCGAGCAAACCGGTGACTCCGGCCAGCGGTGCAGCGTGTTCGGATGA